A window of Gammaproteobacteria bacterium genomic DNA:
CTCCTATACCTGGTCCCAGTCCTACGGCAATAACGAAGGATATGTTCGTTCCGACAATGGTCAGGACGACGCAGGACTGACAACGTTATATGACTTCCCGGGTCTTCTGGATAATGCATATGGCAGGCTGCCTAATGACCGAACACATGCCGTGAAGCTGTTTGGTGCCTATCAGTTTGCGGCGAACTGGCGTGTAGGTGCGAACATGCTCCTTGAATCGGGGCGACCAATAAACGCCTTCGGGGTGCATCCGTCCGACCCGTTTGCCCAGTTGTACGGTGCAGAGTCCTTCTTCCAGGACGGTGTCCCGGTGCAGCGTGGAAGTCGTGGTCGTACGCCGTTCAAAAGCCAGGTGGATCTGTCACTCGACTACGATACTGTATGGGGTGTAGCTGACGTGAATCTGGGTATTGATATCTTCAATGTCTTTGATTCAAACGTCCCGACAGAGGTCAATGAAAGTGCGGAGAATGATTCCGGGGGCGTAGAGCGTCGTTATCTGCAACCTACGGCTATGCAGGCTCCAAGATCCATCCGATTGCGTGCACAGTTCGATTTCTGATTGCTGCTGGCATGCGCTTTGCCGATGCCGAGGGTCAGTAGACCCTCGGCATCTCTATTTGTGGGCGCTTGACAGGTACTCTGTAGACTGCATTTCCAGTAGTCGGCTTCGGGTTCGCTGATATTCAAATGCGAGCCGCTCTCCCGAATACAGGGTTTCGACCGGCTTTTGGGCAGACACGATCAGGTTTACTCCATGATCGTAGAATTCGTCGACCAGGTTGATGAATCGCCTTGCCTGGTTCTCCATTTTCCAGTCCATCTCGGGAATGTTGGAGATCAGCACGGTATGGAATTCCTGGGCGATCTCGATATAGTCGGACACGCTCCGTGGTCCATCGCAGAGTTCGCTGAACTCGAACCAGGCAACGCCATCAGCTGCAGCCTTGATGGGGATCTTCCGGCCCTCCACCTTGATGGTACTGCTTTCCAGGCGAGTGGAAGCCCCGGCGATTCTTTCGAAGCTGGTGGCGAGCGAAGTCTCCGCATCATCATCCAGCGGGTAGTGGTAGATTTCTGCAAGCTCGAGAACGCGCAGTCGATAATCCACGCCGCCATCGACATTCAGAATTTCACAGTGTTTCTTGAGTGCCGCGATTGCCGGCAGGAAGCGCTGCCGCTGAAGGCCATCACTGTATAGCTGGTCAGGCGGAATGTTCGAAGTGGCAATCAATGTAATCCCGCGACAAAAGAGCTTCTCGAACAGTCGACCCAGGATCATCGCATCGGTGATATCTGCGACAAAGAACTCGTCGAAGCAGATCACTCGCGATTCGGCAGCAATGTCGCTGGCAACACGTTCTAGCGGGTCTTCCATGTGGCCGAGCGTCTTGAGACGCCGATGAATGTCCAGCATGAAGCGATGAAAATGCTGTCGCCGCTTTCCCGGGATGGTCAAGGCATTGAAGAACAAGTCCATCAGGAAGGTCTTGCCGCGCCCAACGCCACCCCACATGTAGAGGCCTTGACGAGGTGGATGAGATGTCGTTACCAGGCCAAGTTTCCTGCCAATTTTTGTCAGAAAAGAGGGGTTTGATTCGGTCTCAAGGTCCGCCCAGATAGCGTCCAGCGCTGCAATGGCCTCTTCCTGCGCCGCATCCCTGTCAAAGTCGGGTTGCTCCAGGCAGGCAAGATAACGCTGACGGGGCGACATGTTTTCTCAGTCTGTCTGCAGGTCAGGGACGTCGCGAAACTGCTCGAGTGCCTCTGGATTGGCCAGGGCATCGGTGTTCTTGACTGGTCGACCGTGCACGACATTGGCGACTGCCATTTCGACGATTTTTCCGGAAATTGTCCGCGGTATGTCGGTAACTGCCACGATCTTGGCGGGCACATGTCGAGGCGTGGTATTGGCACGAATCTGCTTTCGAATGCGTGACTGAAGTTCATCATCGAGCGTGACGCCGCTTTTCAGGCGTACAAACAGCACGACACGGACATCGCCTTTCCACTGCTGCCCTATAGCCAGAGATTCGAGAACTTCATCCAGCTTTTCGACCTGGCGGTATATTTCGGCAGTACCGATTCGTACACCGCCCGGATTCAGCGTGGCATCCGATCGTCCATGGATGATGATGCCGTCATGGGCAGTCAGTTCTGCAAAATCGCCATGGCACCAGGTGTTGTCGAAGCGATCGAAGTAGGCGGAGTGATAACGTTCGCCGTGTTCGTCATTCCAGAAATAGATCGGCATGGAGGGGAAAGGCTTTTCGCAAACCAGTTCGCCTTTCTCTTCCCTGACCGGGTTTCCTTCGTCGTCGTAAATCTCGACCGCCATGCCAAGCCCGCGGCATTGCAGCTCGCCCTTGTAGACCGGCAATATCGGATTGCCCAGCGCAAAGCAGGAAATGATGTCCGTGCCTCCGGAAATGGAGGAAAGCTGCAGGTCTTCTTTAACGTCGCGATAGACGAAATCGTAGGATTCCGGCAACAGGGGCGAGCCGGTAGACAGTATCGCCTTGAGCCGCGACAGGTCGACCTCTTTGCCCGGGTTGTAACCGGCCTTGTCCACGGCGGCGATGTACTTGGCGCTCGTGCCGAAGACAGAAATGCCTTCCTCTTCCACCATCTGCCACATGGCCTCCGGGCCGGGATGGAACGGCGAGCCATCGAAAAGCACGACCGTGCTGCCCGTTGCCAGGCCCGAGACCAGCCAGTTCCACATCATCCAGCCGCAGGTGGTGAAGTAGAACAGGGTGTCGTCGCGCGAAAGGTCGGTATGGAGTACGTGTTCCTTGAGATGCTGCATGAGCGTGCCGCCCGCGCCATGCACGATGCACTTTGGCACGCCGGTAGTACCGGATGAGTACATGATGTACAGCGGATGATCGAAGGGCAGCTGTTCGAATTCGATTTCCGTTTCGTCCGAAAGGAAGTCGTTCCAGAGCACGGCATTCGGCAGGTCAGCCGTTGAGGCTGCGGTCTGCACCTCGGGAATGACGACGACCTTGTCGACGGCCAGCTTTTCGAGCACGCCGCGCATCGGTTCCAGCGAATCGATGGTCTTGCCGTTGTAGTAGTAGCCGTCGCAAGTGAACAGCAGCTTCGGTTCGATCTGGCCGAAGCGGTCCAGTACGCCATTGATGCCGAAGTCGGGCGAGCAGGACGACCAGATGGCGCCACAGCTGGATGCGGCGAGCATCGCTATGACGGTTTCATGGCGATTTGGCATGAAGCCGGCCACGCGGTCACCCGGCTGGACGCCCAGTTCGCGCATGGCACCCGCGAGCCTGGCAACCTGTTGGTAGAGTTCGGCGTAGGTAAGCGCGGTGCGATTGCCGGACTCGTCGCGGAAGACCAGCGCAGTACGCTCGTCCCGGAAACGAAGCAGGTTTTCGGCGAAATTCAGGCGCGTACCGGTGAACCAGCGAGCGCCCGGCATCTTGTCAGCGTCTTCCAGCACCGACTCCCATAGCCTGGAAGCCTGGATGCCGCAAAAGCCCCAGACCTCCGGCCAGAACTTCTCCGGGTGCTCGACCGACCACTGCCATAGCGTGGGGTAGTCCACGACCTTGGCATCGTATTCCTTGCCGATCCGCGCAATGAAGCGTGACATGTTGGTAGTGGCCATGCGCTCTGTGGACGGCGTCCACATCGGCTTGTCGTTACGCTCGCTCATGATCTTGCTTCGATTCCTGTCTTTGTTCTTGCCTCAGGATTTGGCTGCGTCGATGGCAGCTTCGAGTTTCGGCAGGATATCGAACAGGTCGCCAACCAGGCCGATGTCGGCGATGTCGAAGATCGGTGCGTCCGGATCCTTGTTGATCGCCACGATGGTACCGGCATCCTTGATGCCGGTGACATGCTGGATGGCCCCGGAAATGCCGAAGCACATGTACAGGTCCGGCGCGATGATCTTGCCTGTCTGGCCGACCTGCATGTCATTGGGGACGAAGCCGGCGTCGACGGCGGCGCGCGACGCACCGACTGCTGCGCCCAGCTTGTCGGCAAAGCGATAGATGATGTCGAAGTTTTCCTTGCTGCCAACGCCGCGGCCACCGGAAATCACGACCGGGGCTGATTGCAGGTCGGGACGATCGCTTTCGGACGCTTCAAGCTTCACGAAGCGGGTGTGCGACGGCAGCTCGACATCGAGCTCGCGCTTGTCGATCGCTGCAACGTCCGTTCCCGCAGGTGTGGCCTGGTAGGAAGCGACCCGAACCGTGCCGCAGATGGTGACGCCGTCAGGCACCTTGACCGTGGTAAGGACATTGCCAGCATAGATCGGGCGCTGGAATTCCCGTTCACCGGCCACTTCCATGATGTCGGAGACCTGTGGAACGCCCAGCATGGCAGCTGCGCGCGGCATGACATCCTTGCCGAATGTCGTGGATGGCATCAGGACAGCCTCGTAGCCTTCGGCCAGTTTGGCAATCTGTGGAGCCAGGATGGCCGCCAGCGGTTGTGCGTTCTCGTTGCGCTCTACGGCTATGACATTCTTCACGCCATCCAGCGCAGCCGCCTTCTCCGCAACCGCATCGACCGAGTCTCCGAAAACGGCAACGTCGACGTCGCCCAGCTGCGCCGCGCAGGTGAGAGACTTTGCAGTGGAAGGATTCAGTTTGCCGTCAGCGTGTTCGGCGATCAGCAGGACCTTCATTACAGCACCCCCTTGTTCTGCATGGCTTCGACCAGTTCTTCGACCGATTCGACCTTCTTGCCGCCCTCGCGCTTCGGCGGCGGAGCATAGCCGGTGTTTTCCAGTGTCGGGGGCATGTCGACACCGAGATCGGCAAGTGCCTTCACATCCAGTGGCTTCTTCTTGGCTTTCATGATGTCCGGCATCTTCACGAAGCGCGGTTCATTCAGGCGCAGGTCCGTGGTGATCACGGCCGGCAGGTCGATTTCGATGACCTCGAGGCCGGCGTCGACTTCGCGAGTCACAGTGGCCTTGCCATCGGCCAGCTCGACCTTGGAACCGAACGTTGCCTGCGGCAGGTTCGAAATCGCCGCCAGCATCTGGCCGGTCTGGTTGCAGTCGTCATCAATGGCCTGCTTGCCCATGATGACCAGCTCGGCACCTTCTTCCTCGCGGAGCTTCTGGATCACGCGCGCCGCGCCCAGCGGCTGCACCACGTCATCGGTTTCGACCAGTATGGCGCGATCGGCGCCCATGGCCAGCGCATTGCGCAGCTGCTGTTCGCAGACCTTCTCGCCTATCGAAACAACGATGACTTCTTCGGCATCTCCGCGTTCCTTGATGCGCAGTGCTTCTTCGACGGCAATTTCGTCGAAGGGGTTGATGCTCATCTTGACACCATCGGTCTGGACGCCTGAGTTGTCGCGCTTGAGTTGCACGCGCACGTTGTAGTCGATAACGCGCTTGATCGGGACAAGAATCTTCATTCTTCTTCCTTCCAGGTTTACAGGTTCTGGTAATTGGGTCCGGAGCCGCCTTCCGGCGTCGTCCAGGTGATGATCTCGTAGGGATCCTTGATGTCGCAGGCCTTGCAGTGCACGCAATTGGCCGCGTTGATCTGCAGCTTCCGGCCACCGCTGCCATCATCCACCATTTCGTAGACATTGGCGGGGCAGAAGCGCGTGCAGGGGTTGTCGTATTCCTCTGCACAGGTGGTGGCACAGATGTTCGTGTCGGCAACCTTCAGATGCGCTGGCTGCGATTCGTCGTGTTCCGTTGCCGCAAAGTAGACGGACGCCAGTCGGTCGCGCGGTTCGAGGTCACGCTCCTTGATGGCTTGCGGCAGGTCGCCGGCAGCTTCTGTCTTTCTCAGTTTTGCCCAGTCCGGTTTGCCATGCGACAGGGTCCACGGCGCCAGCCCCAGGGTGATGGTCTCGAAGGCGGCATTGAGCAGGCCGAACCAGAGTCCTTTCTTGAATCCCGGGGCGATGTTGCGGACCTTCTTCAGTTCCTTCGCAGCAGCGGATTTCCGGAATGCCGCATCCCAGCCTTCGGCCTTGCCGCTGGCAATGAAGTGGTCGGCGGCAAGCATGCCGCTGCGAATGGCCATGTGCACGCCCTTGATCTTGGCAAAGTTCAAGGTGCCGGCGGCATCGCCGATCAGCATGGCACCGGGCACGTCGAGTTTCGGGAGCGACTGGAAGCCGCCCTTGGCCACCGTGCGGGCACCGGAGGATACGATTTCGCCACCTTCCAGCAGTGCCTTGACGCTGGGGTGATGTTTGAACTGCTGGAAGGCTTCGAACGGCGAGAACTCCGGATGCTCGTAATCCAGCCCTGCGATGTAGCCCACGTATACGCGGTCTTCATCGAGGTGGTACAGGAAGGAGCCGCCGTAGGCATTCGAAGCGAGCGGCCAGCCCACCGTGTGTTCGATGCGGCCCGGTTTCACGCGGCCCTCAGGCAGCTGCCAGAGTTCCTTGAAACCCAGGCCATAGGTCTGGGGCTCCGAGTCCTTGTCGAGTTCGAAGCGCTTGATCAGCTGCTTGGATACCGAGCCACGGCAGCCCTCGGCAAGAATGGTCAGCGGCGCGCGGATGTCGACGCCGGGCGCGTAGTTCGGCCCTGGCTTGCTGCCATGCTCGCCGTCCTTCTCCAGGCCCATGTCACCGCAACGCACACCCACGACCTTGCCGTCTTCGATCAGCGCTTCGGCTGCCGGAAATCCCGGGAAGACATCGATTTCCATGGATTCGGCCTTTTCAGCGAGACGCTGGCAAAGGGAGCCCAGCGACACGATGACATTGCCGTGGTTCTTCTGTTGCGGTGGCGTAGGGAGTTTCCTGCGGCCGGATTCGGAGAGCAGGGCGAACTCGTCTTCTTTTGCGTCGACACAGATGGCCGGTGGATTGTCGCGCCACTCCGGCCAGAGCTCGTCCAGCGGGCCGGTTTCCAGCACGCAGCCGGAGAGGATGTTGGCGCCGATCTCGGAGCCTTTCTCCAGCAGGCAGATGTTCAATTCGGCATTGGCCTGCTTGAGCTTGATGGCGCTGGCCAGTCCGGCGGGGCCACCACCGACGATGACCACGTCGTATTCCATTACGTCTCGTTCGACGTCATTGACGCTCATGCTATCTCCGCTACGGCTATGGCAAAAAGTCGCAGCCCCCGCGTGCGGGGGCTGGCAAATCGGCAAACCCCGAGTCTACCGAAATGGCGGGCTTTTTTCCCGCTCGAAACGGCAGCCTGCCCGGGCAGGTGCCTTATTTCGGCTGCATGCGAATGGCTCCGTCGAGACGGATGCATTCGCCATTCAGCATGGTGTTCTCGCAGATCGAGGCCACCAGGTCGGCGTATTCCTCGGGCTTGCCGAGGCGCGACGGGAAGGGCACCTGCGCACCCAGCGATTCCTGCACTTCAGGGGGCATGCCTTCCATCATCGGGGTCCAGAAAATGCCCGGCGCGATGGTCATGACGCGCACGCCGATGCGCGAGAACTCGCGCGCCAGCGGCAGGGCCATGGCGGCGACACCGCCCTTGGAGGCGGAGTAGGCTGCCTGGCCGATCTGGCCTTCGAAGGCAGCCACGGACGCCGTGTTTACCAGCAGGCCACGCTCGCCGTCGTCACCGGCTTCGTTGTCCTGCATGGCTTCGGCAGCGGCCTTGTTGAGGTTGAAGGTGCCGACGAGATTGACCGAGACCACCTTGGCAAAGAAATCCGATGGCATGGCGCCATCGCGACCCAGCGCACGCTTGGCGCCGAGGATGCCGGCACAGGAGACGGCCAGGTTCAGGCCGCCAAAGGCTTCCTTGGCCTTGGCGACGGCGGCATTGACGTCGTTTTCGCTGGAGACATCGGTCTTGATGAAGAGGGCGCGTTCGCCGAGCTTGTCGGCGGCCGCCTTGCCGGCTTCCTCGTTGATATCCAGCATGGCGACGTGTCCACCCGCGGCGATGACTTTCTCGGCCACGGCATTGCCGAGCCCCGAGACACCACCGGAAATGATGGCCTTGATGTTCTGGTCGAATTTCATCAGATGACTCCCTGTTGATGCGTGGTAGCGGCGCGCCAGCGGGGA
This region includes:
- a CDS encoding SDR family NAD(P)-dependent oxidoreductase, coding for MKFDQNIKAIISGGVSGLGNAVAEKVIAAGGHVAMLDINEEAGKAAADKLGERALFIKTDVSSENDVNAAVAKAKEAFGGLNLAVSCAGILGAKRALGRDGAMPSDFFAKVVSVNLVGTFNLNKAAAEAMQDNEAGDDGERGLLVNTASVAAFEGQIGQAAYSASKGGVAAMALPLAREFSRIGVRVMTIAPGIFWTPMMEGMPPEVQESLGAQVPFPSRLGKPEEYADLVASICENTMLNGECIRLDGAIRMQPK
- the zapE gene encoding cell division protein ZapE codes for the protein MSPRQRYLACLEQPDFDRDAAQEEAIAALDAIWADLETESNPSFLTKIGRKLGLVTTSHPPRQGLYMWGGVGRGKTFLMDLFFNALTIPGKRRQHFHRFMLDIHRRLKTLGHMEDPLERVASDIAAESRVICFDEFFVADITDAMILGRLFEKLFCRGITLIATSNIPPDQLYSDGLQRQRFLPAIAALKKHCEILNVDGGVDYRLRVLELAEIYHYPLDDDAETSLATSFERIAGASTRLESSTIKVEGRKIPIKAAADGVAWFEFSELCDGPRSVSDYIEIAQEFHTVLISNIPEMDWKMENQARRFINLVDEFYDHGVNLIVSAQKPVETLYSGERLAFEYQRTRSRLLEMQSTEYLSSAHK
- a CDS encoding FAD-binding protein, with protein sequence MKVLLIAEHADGKLNPSTAKSLTCAAQLGDVDVAVFGDSVDAVAEKAAALDGVKNVIAVERNENAQPLAAILAPQIAKLAEGYEAVLMPSTTFGKDVMPRAAAMLGVPQVSDIMEVAGEREFQRPIYAGNVLTTVKVPDGVTICGTVRVASYQATPAGTDVAAIDKRELDVELPSHTRFVKLEASESDRPDLQSAPVVISGGRGVGSKENFDIIYRFADKLGAAVGASRAAVDAGFVPNDMQVGQTGKIIAPDLYMCFGISGAIQHVTGIKDAGTIVAINKDPDAPIFDIADIGLVGDLFDILPKLEAAIDAAKS
- a CDS encoding electron transfer flavoprotein subunit beta/FixA family protein, whose translation is MKILVPIKRVIDYNVRVQLKRDNSGVQTDGVKMSINPFDEIAVEEALRIKERGDAEEVIVVSIGEKVCEQQLRNALAMGADRAILVETDDVVQPLGAARVIQKLREEEGAELVIMGKQAIDDDCNQTGQMLAAISNLPQATFGSKVELADGKATVTREVDAGLEVIEIDLPAVITTDLRLNEPRFVKMPDIMKAKKKPLDVKALADLGVDMPPTLENTGYAPPPKREGGKKVESVEELVEAMQNKGVL
- a CDS encoding electron transfer flavoprotein-ubiquinone oxidoreductase gives rise to the protein MSVNDVERDVMEYDVVIVGGGPAGLASAIKLKQANAELNICLLEKGSEIGANILSGCVLETGPLDELWPEWRDNPPAICVDAKEDEFALLSESGRRKLPTPPQQKNHGNVIVSLGSLCQRLAEKAESMEIDVFPGFPAAEALIEDGKVVGVRCGDMGLEKDGEHGSKPGPNYAPGVDIRAPLTILAEGCRGSVSKQLIKRFELDKDSEPQTYGLGFKELWQLPEGRVKPGRIEHTVGWPLASNAYGGSFLYHLDEDRVYVGYIAGLDYEHPEFSPFEAFQQFKHHPSVKALLEGGEIVSSGARTVAKGGFQSLPKLDVPGAMLIGDAAGTLNFAKIKGVHMAIRSGMLAADHFIASGKAEGWDAAFRKSAAAKELKKVRNIAPGFKKGLWFGLLNAAFETITLGLAPWTLSHGKPDWAKLRKTEAAGDLPQAIKERDLEPRDRLASVYFAATEHDESQPAHLKVADTNICATTCAEEYDNPCTRFCPANVYEMVDDGSGGRKLQINAANCVHCKACDIKDPYEIITWTTPEGGSGPNYQNL
- a CDS encoding acetoacetate--CoA ligase; translation: MSERNDKPMWTPSTERMATTNMSRFIARIGKEYDAKVVDYPTLWQWSVEHPEKFWPEVWGFCGIQASRLWESVLEDADKMPGARWFTGTRLNFAENLLRFRDERTALVFRDESGNRTALTYAELYQQVARLAGAMRELGVQPGDRVAGFMPNRHETVIAMLAASSCGAIWSSCSPDFGINGVLDRFGQIEPKLLFTCDGYYYNGKTIDSLEPMRGVLEKLAVDKVVVIPEVQTAASTADLPNAVLWNDFLSDETEIEFEQLPFDHPLYIMYSSGTTGVPKCIVHGAGGTLMQHLKEHVLHTDLSRDDTLFYFTTCGWMMWNWLVSGLATGSTVVLFDGSPFHPGPEAMWQMVEEEGISVFGTSAKYIAAVDKAGYNPGKEVDLSRLKAILSTGSPLLPESYDFVYRDVKEDLQLSSISGGTDIISCFALGNPILPVYKGELQCRGLGMAVEIYDDEGNPVREEKGELVCEKPFPSMPIYFWNDEHGERYHSAYFDRFDNTWCHGDFAELTAHDGIIIHGRSDATLNPGGVRIGTAEIYRQVEKLDEVLESLAIGQQWKGDVRVVLFVRLKSGVTLDDELQSRIRKQIRANTTPRHVPAKIVAVTDIPRTISGKIVEMAVANVVHGRPVKNTDALANPEALEQFRDVPDLQTD